The proteins below are encoded in one region of Arthrobacter sp. CJ23:
- a CDS encoding aminoglycoside phosphotransferase family protein, with product MNFFDRFLEEHYQEFGLEKYMGRRWESVLLTPRFVTSRHVVALIFATGSQEPGLVVKVPRQPGENDSLRHEAEVLRALKIAGVGPSMGVPEVVSVCEVAAHTVLVETAVTGTPLDPRLVAADLPGAVSAGADFVDALPCLRSARQNQGWYERTITRPLEALSVMVSPEPEVDALVEHTHELLAPLRSAELPAVVEHGDLSHPNLFLQADGKLQAVDWERSSTDGLPGHDLVFYLQYLSESNERAFSREDQLGAYDAAFGARGWALGHLARHLALRGVDVGLLPQLVIASWARSAATLAYRLEGQSDPGHGTDQVRSAVMSDRDFWLWRHAVTGSSPKHPGTRAAVLP from the coding sequence TTGAACTTCTTTGACCGTTTCCTTGAAGAGCATTACCAGGAGTTCGGGCTGGAAAAATACATGGGCAGGCGCTGGGAAAGTGTGCTGCTCACGCCCAGGTTCGTCACATCCAGGCACGTGGTGGCACTGATCTTCGCGACCGGATCCCAGGAACCCGGCCTCGTCGTCAAGGTACCCCGCCAGCCGGGCGAGAATGACAGCCTGCGGCACGAGGCCGAGGTCCTGCGGGCGCTGAAGATCGCTGGAGTGGGGCCCTCGATGGGTGTCCCGGAGGTGGTGTCCGTCTGCGAAGTCGCTGCCCACACCGTCCTCGTCGAAACCGCAGTGACCGGAACACCCTTGGATCCGAGGCTGGTCGCTGCTGACTTGCCCGGTGCCGTCAGCGCGGGCGCAGACTTTGTCGACGCCTTGCCCTGTCTGCGATCGGCCCGGCAGAATCAGGGCTGGTACGAGCGGACCATCACCCGTCCGCTGGAGGCCCTCTCCGTCATGGTGTCCCCGGAACCCGAGGTCGACGCGCTTGTTGAACACACCCACGAGTTGCTGGCGCCCTTGCGTTCCGCGGAGCTGCCGGCCGTTGTGGAGCACGGCGATTTGAGCCACCCGAACCTGTTTCTGCAGGCCGACGGCAAACTGCAGGCGGTGGACTGGGAGCGGTCCAGCACCGATGGCCTTCCGGGCCACGACTTGGTGTTCTACCTGCAGTACCTGAGCGAATCAAACGAACGCGCTTTTTCCCGCGAAGACCAGCTTGGAGCCTATGATGCGGCGTTCGGCGCGCGCGGGTGGGCACTGGGGCACCTTGCCAGGCATCTGGCGCTGCGGGGCGTGGACGTAGGCCTGCTGCCCCAGCTGGTCATCGCGAGCTGGGCCCGGTCCGCAGCCACGTTGGCGTATCGGCTGGAAGGCCAGTCGGATCCTGGACATGGAACAGACCAAGTACGTTCGGCTGTCATGTCCGACAGGGATTTCTGGTTGTGGCGCCATGCGGTGACTGGTTCTTCGCCCAAGCACCCGGGCACCAGAGCGGCAGTATTGCCTTAG
- a CDS encoding glycoside hydrolase family 16 protein — translation MVVLAVAGVMFLRSADSPSGMPVGDLPGWKQTGAQDFATPAPFGHVEDVYGPEVNGYSGFTDSSGRGTYAPDSVLSVADGRLDYFLHTADGGPQVASVIPFGYTGQKYGRYSIRFRYDPMPGYKIAFLLWPASDNWNEGEIDWPEGSLDGPLYGASAIKGSFANGAMEFDPPRRTFAPGGPGDWHVATTEWTPGNVSWFMDGALIDQTTVPSGVPDTPMRWTLQAETSDRASRDFPEAAVSGHLQIDWVVQYAYAP, via the coding sequence ATGGTTGTCCTTGCCGTTGCCGGGGTGATGTTCCTGCGTTCGGCGGACAGTCCCTCCGGAATGCCCGTGGGTGACCTCCCGGGATGGAAGCAGACCGGGGCCCAGGACTTCGCCACGCCGGCGCCCTTCGGGCACGTGGAGGACGTGTACGGGCCTGAAGTGAACGGGTACTCCGGATTCACTGATTCCTCGGGCAGAGGCACCTATGCGCCTGATTCGGTGCTCTCGGTCGCCGATGGCCGGCTTGACTATTTCCTGCACACAGCCGACGGCGGACCGCAGGTTGCGAGCGTCATCCCCTTTGGATACACCGGACAGAAATACGGCCGGTACTCAATCAGGTTCCGCTATGACCCCATGCCAGGCTACAAAATTGCCTTCCTGCTGTGGCCGGCCAGCGACAACTGGAACGAAGGCGAAATTGACTGGCCCGAGGGCAGCCTCGACGGGCCGCTCTATGGTGCGTCGGCCATAAAGGGATCCTTTGCCAACGGGGCCATGGAATTCGATCCGCCACGCCGCACCTTTGCGCCGGGCGGACCGGGCGATTGGCATGTGGCCACGACGGAATGGACCCCCGGGAACGTCAGCTGGTTCATGGACGGCGCACTCATCGACCAGACGACGGTTCCCTCGGGAGTCCCCGACACCCCCATGCGCTGGACGCTTCAGGCGGAGACGTCCGACCGTGCCAGCCGGGACTTCCCCGAGGCCGCCGTGTCCGGGCACCTGCAGATCGACTGGGTGGTGCAGTATGCCTACGCCCCCTAG